The nucleotide window GGGACCAAGATATGATGAAAACCAGTTTAAAAAAATGATGATAACTTTCATTTCTTTAATTATTTTAATTTATTATTTTGCGAACGGTTGAAGAAGTCAACAGTAAAAAGTTGTTCGTTCAATACAATCAAGCGATATTATTAATAAAACAGGAAATACTAACAATAAACAGAACTTATTAAATATATTATTAAAATGTTAAAAATAATTAATATTTATAATAAAAGGAGGATATAAACATGTTGGAACTTAAGGTCGTAAAAGGTGAGCTTTTAAAAGGTGTTTCCAGAACACAATCAATAGCCGAGAAGCGAAGCTCCATGCCCATCCTTTCAAATATCCTCCTGCAAGTGGAAGAAGATAAATTCGCTATTACTGCGACAGATCTGGAAATCAGCTTCAAAGGAATTTATAAAGCTGAGATCGTTAGCCCGGGTCGGTTAACCGTCCCGGCTAGAAAACTTTATGAAATTATTCATGAAATGAGTAATGAAAACCTCAGCCTCAAGGAATCTGACAGCTTTAATCTATCTATTACCGGTTCTCGATCAAACTATCAGCTTCATGGTCTCTCGGCAGAAGATTTTCCACCCATGCCTGATTATGAACAGATTAAATCTATATTGATTAATTCTGAAATTTTGAAAGATATGATTGATAAAACCATTTATTCAGTTACCACCGAGGAAACTCGATATATCCTCGGCGGGGTCTATGTGGAACACATCATAGATCATAGTAAAAATACGTTGCGTTTTACCTCTACCGATGGGCATCGGCTTTCACTGGTGGATAGCAAGGTGGAAGGTCTTGAAAACCTGGAACTTGAAAAAGGTGTCATTATTTCTCGTAAAGGACTGGCGGAAATGAGGAAGCTGGCTGATGAAGGCGGGGAGCTCAAACTGGCTTTTACATCAAACAGCGCAGTATTGATAAAAGACGAAGCCGTTTTAGTCATGAGGCTTCTGGAAGGCCGTTTCCCGGATTACAATCTGGTTATTCCTAAAAACAATGTAAAAATTATGACCTTGAGCCGAACGGGCTTTTTAGAAGCTCTTCGTCGTATTTCCGTAATGTCTACTGAACGGTATAAAGGTACGAAATTTATCGTCAGGCCAAAAAACCTTACCCTGACCGCTGTAAATCCTGACCTTGGCGAAGCTCAGGAAGACCTTCTGGCAGAATATGAGGAAGAGGAAATAACCATGGGTTTTAATGTCAGGTATTTTATTGAAACCCTTTCAACTTTAAGGAGCGATGTGGTTAGTTTGGCCTTTAATGGTCCCAAAAGCCCCTGCTTGATTAAAGGGGATGAAGATAAAGGTTTCATTGGCGTCATTATGCCAATGAAGGTTTAGTTAACAGGTTGGAAAGGAACAAACGAAAAAAAATGAGTGATCAGACTGCTTCTGTAAAAGAGACACAATCATCAAGTTATAGTGCCGATAATATTCGAGTTTTAGAAGGACTAACCGCGGTGCGGAAACGCCCGGCCATGTATGTCGGCAGCCAGGGTCAGCTGGGTTTGCACCATCTGGTTTATGAAGTTGTGGATAATTCAGTGGATGAAAGCCTGGCTGGCTTTTGTGATAAAATAGAAATTATCATCGGCGCGTCAGGAACAGTGACCGTTGAAGATAACGGCCGAGGCATACCTGTCGGCATTCATAAAACCGAGGGGATTTCCGCAGTTGAGGTCGTGATGACCAAACTACACGCCGGCGGTAAGTTCGACAAGCAATCCTATAAAGTTTCCGGCGGGCTGCACGGTGTGGGCGTGTCCGTGGTGAATGCCTTATCTGAGTTTCTCGATGTTGAAATCTTTCGTGATGGCAAGGTTTATCAACAGCATTATGAAAAAGGAGAAGCTAAGACCAGGCTTGAGGTCATTGGCAAGACCAGGCGCCGCGGGACAAAGGTTGTCTTTAAGCCAGACAGCGAGATTTTTGAAACCACTGAATTTAATTTCGATACCCTGGCCAGGCGGATGCGGGAGCTGTCTTTTCTCAACAAAGGCGTCAAGATCACCATTACCGAGGAAGCGACCGACCTTTCCAGGGAATTTCTGTACAAAGGCGGGATTATCGAGTTTGTAGAGCACCTTAACCGGAAAAAAACGCCCCTGCATCAGCCGCCTATCTATATCGAAGGCGTGAAAGACGGCGTGCAGGTCGAGGTGGCCCTTCAGTATAATGACTCCTATAATGAGCAAATCCTGACCTTTGCCAATAATATTGCGACCATTGAAGGAGGTTCTCACCTCTCCGGGTTCAAGGCCGCCTTGACCCGCACCATAAACAACTATATTTATTCCTCTAATTTAGCAAAAAATCTGAAGATCAAGCTCGAAGGGGACGACAGCCGTGAAGGCCTGACCGGCGTGCTTTCCATCAAACTGCCCGAGCCTCAATTTGAAGGCCAGACCAAAACCAAACTGGGCAACTCCGAAGTAAAAGGCCTGGTCGAAATCCTGCTTTACGAAAAGCTGAGTTCATTTTTCGAGGAGGCCCCGGCCATGGCCCGGAAGGTCATGAACAAAATCATAGACGCGGCCAGGGCCCGGGAAGCGGCGCGTAAGGCTAAAGAGATCGCCCGGAAAAAAGGTGGAATGATAGACGGCTCCCTTTCAGGGAAGTTGGCCGATTGCCAGGAAAAAGACCCGGAACACGCCGAAATATACCTGGTTGAGGGTGACTCGGCCGGTGGTTCTGCCAAACAGGGTCGAGACCGCCGTTTTCAGGCCATATTGCCGCTCAGGGGTAAGATTCTTAACGTTGAAAAAGCCCGTTTTGATAAGGTCTTATCCAACCAGGAGATTCGGAACATGGTCCTGGCCCTCGGAACAGGCCTGGGCAAGGACGACGACGATTACTCCCTGGACCGGCTGCGGTATCATAAAATTATAATTATGACCGACGCCGATGTAGACGGGGCTCATATCCGAACCCTGCTTCTGACCTTTTTTTACCGTCAAATGTATGAGTTGATCGAGAATGGCTATCTCTATATCGCTCAGCCGCCGCTCTATCGAGTAACAACCGGAAAAAAAGACAGCTACCTTAAAGATGAATATAAATTTCAGGAATTTATCCTTAACCGAGTCGTAGAAAATCGGGAGCTTACCTCCCCGCTAGAGTCCATTAAAGGCCAGAAGCTCCTAAGCCTGGTAAAGAACCTGGTAGCCTTTCAGAATCAGGTTGAACGCTTTTCCCGCCGCGGGTATCCGAAAGAGCTTTGGGAAGCCCTGCTGTCTTATCTTCTGGATTCGGGAACCAGGTTTTATAACCTGGAATGGACCAAAGAGATGGCCGACTTTTTGAGGGAGAGCGGTCTGGAATTAGAAGGTCCTGAACTTGACGAAGAGCATAATAACTATTTTCTGTCTATGCCCGTGGTGCAGAACGGCAAGCACAGCATCCGCATCGGGCAGGAGCTGATGAAAAAAGACGACATGGTCAAGCTGTTCCAGCTTTACAGACTGCTCTCGCCCCTGAAAGCCACACCTTACCAGCTCAAACACAACGAAAAAACCATGGAGGCGAATTCAAAGGAAGAGCTTCTTCAACTTCTGACGGCTGAAGGCCAGAAGGGGCTGAGAATCCAGCGCTACAAAGGTCTGGGGGAGATGAATCCGGAACAGCTCTGGAACACGACCATGGACCCTGAAACGCGCACCCTGCTCCGGGTCCGGGTGGAAGATGCCATTGAAGCGGATCAAATCTTTACCATCCTCATGGGCGATAAGGTCGAGCCGCGGCGCGACTTTATCCAGGAAAACGCCCTCCAGGTTCGCGAATTAGATATCTAGTTAAAATCCTCAAAGCATTTTTTTGATAAATTTAAGGAATAAGAGCATGACTTCTGCCGAAAAAATAGAACCGGTCAAGATAGAGCAGGAAATGAAGACCTCGTACCTGGATTACGCTATGAGCGTAATCATCGGCCGGGCTTTACCTCACGTGCGGGACGGCCTCAAGCCGGTCCACCGCCGCATCCTGTATGCCATGCGGGAGCTGCGCAGCGACTACGACCGTCCTTATAAAAAATCCGCCCGGGTCGTGGGTGACGTTATCGGTAAGTATCATCCGCACGGCGACGCCGCGGTTTACGACGCCCTGGTGCGCATGGCCCAGAATTTTTCTCTTCGGTATCCCCTGGTGGACGGTCAAGGCAATTTCGGGTCGGTTGACGGTGACCCTCCGGCGGCCATGCGTTACACCGAGGCGCGCATGGCCCGCATCGCTCATGAGCTGCTTCAGGACATTGACCGGGAGACCGTTGATTTCGGAGACAACTACGACGGTTCACTTCAGGAGCCATTGGTTCTGCCTTCCAGGCTGCCCAACCTCATCGTCAACGGCGGGTCCGGTATCGCCGTGGGCATGGCCACCAATATCCCGCCTCACAACCTTGGAGAGGTGGTGGACGGCCTGATAGCCCTTATTCACAACCCGGATGTTTCCGTAGATGAGCTGATACAGTTCATTCCCGGACCTGATTTTCCGACCTCTGGATTTGTTTACGGCCAGCAAGGCCTGCTAGACGGCTACCGCACCGGCCGGGGCGTTATCAAGATTCGAGCCAGGGTCAATATAGAAACACGGGCCAGGGATGGCAAAAAATCCCTGATCGTTACCGAACTGCCTTACCAGGTAAACAAGGCCCGTGTGGTCGAAAATATCGCCGAGCTTGTCCGGGATAAAAAGGTGGACGGGGTTACAGAGATCAGGGATGAATCCGACCGGGACGGCATGCGGATCGTCCTGGAAATCAAGCGAGACTACCCGCCGGAGATAATCAGTAACAACCTCTACCGCATGACCCAGCTCGAGGTCTCCTTTGGGATAAACATGCTGGCCATTGTCAATCAGGTGCCCGAGGTTCTTAACCTCAAGGACATCCTCAGACTTTTCCTGGAACACCGCCGGGAGGTTATTGCCCGCCGCACCAGGTTCGATCTGGCCAAGGCCGAAGCAAGGGCG belongs to Deltaproteobacteria bacterium and includes:
- the dnaN gene encoding DNA polymerase III subunit beta gives rise to the protein MLELKVVKGELLKGVSRTQSIAEKRSSMPILSNILLQVEEDKFAITATDLEISFKGIYKAEIVSPGRLTVPARKLYEIIHEMSNENLSLKESDSFNLSITGSRSNYQLHGLSAEDFPPMPDYEQIKSILINSEILKDMIDKTIYSVTTEETRYILGGVYVEHIIDHSKNTLRFTSTDGHRLSLVDSKVEGLENLELEKGVIISRKGLAEMRKLADEGGELKLAFTSNSAVLIKDEAVLVMRLLEGRFPDYNLVIPKNNVKIMTLSRTGFLEALRRISVMSTERYKGTKFIVRPKNLTLTAVNPDLGEAQEDLLAEYEEEEITMGFNVRYFIETLSTLRSDVVSLAFNGPKSPCLIKGDEDKGFIGVIMPMKV
- the gyrB gene encoding DNA topoisomerase (ATP-hydrolyzing) subunit B, with the translated sequence MSDQTASVKETQSSSYSADNIRVLEGLTAVRKRPAMYVGSQGQLGLHHLVYEVVDNSVDESLAGFCDKIEIIIGASGTVTVEDNGRGIPVGIHKTEGISAVEVVMTKLHAGGKFDKQSYKVSGGLHGVGVSVVNALSEFLDVEIFRDGKVYQQHYEKGEAKTRLEVIGKTRRRGTKVVFKPDSEIFETTEFNFDTLARRMRELSFLNKGVKITITEEATDLSREFLYKGGIIEFVEHLNRKKTPLHQPPIYIEGVKDGVQVEVALQYNDSYNEQILTFANNIATIEGGSHLSGFKAALTRTINNYIYSSNLAKNLKIKLEGDDSREGLTGVLSIKLPEPQFEGQTKTKLGNSEVKGLVEILLYEKLSSFFEEAPAMARKVMNKIIDAARAREAARKAKEIARKKGGMIDGSLSGKLADCQEKDPEHAEIYLVEGDSAGGSAKQGRDRRFQAILPLRGKILNVEKARFDKVLSNQEIRNMVLALGTGLGKDDDDYSLDRLRYHKIIIMTDADVDGAHIRTLLLTFFYRQMYELIENGYLYIAQPPLYRVTTGKKDSYLKDEYKFQEFILNRVVENRELTSPLESIKGQKLLSLVKNLVAFQNQVERFSRRGYPKELWEALLSYLLDSGTRFYNLEWTKEMADFLRESGLELEGPELDEEHNNYFLSMPVVQNGKHSIRIGQELMKKDDMVKLFQLYRLLSPLKATPYQLKHNEKTMEANSKEELLQLLTAEGQKGLRIQRYKGLGEMNPEQLWNTTMDPETRTLLRVRVEDAIEADQIFTILMGDKVEPRRDFIQENALQVRELDI